CTGCTGTACGCCGGGTACAGCACCACCCGGGTCGGGCTGGTCGGCCCGGGTTCCGCACAGTGGGCCGTGGTCGAGGTCCAGTGCCTGCTGCGCCACCGCGGCTTCTCGCCCGGTGCCGTCGACGGGGTGTTCGGCGCGCACACCGAGCGCGCGGTGGAGCGGCTGCAGGCCGGGGCCCGCATCCGCGTGGACGGGGTGGTCGGCGAGGACACGTGGGGAGTGCTGCGGAAATGACGTCCGGCCGCCCGTCCGGCGACCGTCCGGTGGAGTGCGAGCGCCTGGCGGAGACCCTGCGGGCGCTGCGGACCCGGACCGGCCTGAGCCTGGCGGCGCTGGCCGCGAAGACGCCGTACAGCAAGTCGTCGTGGGACCGCTATCTGCGCGGTACGACCGTCCCGCCCCGGCAGGCCGTCGCCGCACTGTGCGAGCTGGCGGGCGAACATCCCGGCCGTGCGCTCGCACTGTGGGAGCTGGCGGACGCGGTGGCCAGCGGGCGTGCGGCGAGCGGGCGTACGGCGGCCGGGCGCGCGGGCGTTGGACGCACGGGTGGTGGACGCACGGGCGTCGGACGCACCGGCGGGGAGCACGCCCGTGCGGAGGCTGCCCCGGCCGGGTCACCCCCGCCGCCCGGCGAGGCAGGCCACCGCCCGCCCCGTCGCCTGCTCGCCGGAATCGCCGGCGGGATCGCGGCCGCGGCCGTCGCGACGGTGGCCACGCTGGCGGCCACCGGAGCGTTCACCGGGTCCGCCCCGGATCCGCGTACGGCACCGTCCCCGTCCCCCACCGCCTTGGCGAAGGGATGCCACGGCGCCGGCTGCACGGGCAAGGACCCCGAGTCGTACGGCTGCGGAGCGGATCCCGTGCCGGTGACCCTGGGCCGACGGAGCTTCCCCGGGCCGACGGTGGTCAAGATCCGGCACAGCCCGGCCTGCGGTGCGGTGTGGGCGCGGATCGACCTCGGCCGGGTGGGGGACCGGGCGGAGATCCTCGTACCGCGTCACGCCCCGTGGCGGATCGAGGTAAAGGACCGGTACGACGCGAAGGACTCCCTGTCGACGCCGATGGTCGCCGTGTCCCGGTCCGACCTGGACGGCGTACGCGCCTGCCTGGTCCGCGACGGCGAACGGCACTGCTTCGGCGCGGCGCCTCCGGAAGGTTACGGATGACCGCCGTGGCGCATCCTGCGCCCGCTGTGGATGTTGTGGATCAGGGAGGCGACCGTGTTGACGGCCCAGATGCTCCCCAGCGACAGAGCGATGAGGAACATGATCACCACTGTGACCATCAGGGCGATGAGGACAGCACCCTGGGCCCGCTCCGCCGCCCGAAGCAGCGAACTCGGGTGCGCCCCCGCCGCTCCGACGACCGGGACCGCAATGGCGGCCAGCAGGATCGGGGCGCGTCGCGGACGCTCGTCACTGTCCAGCACAAGGACTCATTGTGCAGTTCTTCGCGAGCGAAAGCGATGGTCGCGCACCGCCGTGCCGCTTCAGCGTCTCCGACTGCCCGACTCCGTCCGTGAGCGCGTGACGGCATGCAGCGACCTCGACCAGTTGGAGGCGTGGGCACAGCGGGCCGTGCATGCCGTCGACGCCGCGGAGTTGTGCCGCACGGAATGAGCGGGCGGTCTGCGTCAGGACGGGGCCAGGACGCAGAACTCGTGGCCCTCCGGGTCGGTCAGGCAGGTCCAGGGGACGTCGCCCTGGCCGAGGTCGAGGTCGGCGGCGCCGAGGGTGCGTAGCCGGGTCACCTCTGCCTCCTGGTCGTCACCGGGGTACGGGAGCAGGTCGAGGTGGACGCGGTCCGGTGCGGTCTTCGTGCCGGGCGTGCGGAGGAACTCCAGGTACGGGCCGACGCCCTTGGCGTTGCGCAGTACGGCACGGTCGTCGGTCGCCTCGTGCAGCGTCCAGTCGATCGCGTCGCCCCAGAACCGGGCCATGGCCTGTGGATCCGCGCAGTCGACCACCACCGCGGCGATCGGCCCGGTGTCCCGGTAGACCTCCCGGGGCTCCAGCACGCAGAACTCGTTGCCCTCCGGGTCGGCGAGGACCGTCCACGGCACCGTGCCCTGACCGACGTCGGCGGGCGTCGCGCCGAGGTACTGGAGGCGTGCGACCAGCTCCGCCTGGTGGGCGGCCGAAGTGGTGGCGAGGTCGAGGTGCACGCGGTTCTTGGCCGTCGTCTTGGGCTCCGGGACGGGGACGACGTCGACGCAGACGAACACCGGGTCCGGCCAGACGATGCCGCCGCCGGGCCCGACGTAGGTGGTCACGCCGGGGTGGTAGGCGCTCCAGCCGAGTGCCTCCGCCCAGAACCGGCCGACCGCCGCGGCGTCGAGGGCCTTGATGTTCACCATCACAGGTCGCAGTGGCATGCCGGTGATCCTATGCACCGACTGGTTTGTCTGCGCCGAGGACGCCGAGGACGCCGAACCCTTGCCGTACGCGCTCTCCTTCACCTTCGTCCCGTGCTTCCGCACCCAGGACGTGACCGCCGAGCTGACGGTGTTGCCGCCGCCACCGGGGCCGCCGCCCATCATGCCGCCGCCCACCTGGATGTGTGCGGGCTGTGGTGCGCCTGGGAGGAAGCTGTGAGGTGGTGACAGCGGGCAGGAGGGGTCAGGGCAGCAGGCCGGGGAAGTCCTTTCGCAGCGCGGCCAGTTGGGCGTCGTACCCGGCCTGGTGGTCCGCCGACTCCTTGAGGCTGATGGTGTGGGGTGACAGCGGTCCCTGCTCCAGGAAGGACGGTACGGACCGGAACACCTCCGCTGCCGCCTTCCAGTGGGCGCCTCCTCGGGCGCGTGCCAGGGCGAGGTCGTCGTACAGGCCCTCTTTGAGGCCCTGCAGGCGTCTCGGCAGTTCGTCCTTCGGCCTGAACGCGTCGGGGCCGGGCAGCGTGCGGCCCCGTGCGGCGAGGAAGTGCAGGGCGGCCAGTGCGGCGAACAGCCGTCCGGCACGGCTGTGCGCGCTCTCGTTGTCCTCCGGCATGAACGAAGCATTGCCGTCCACCGGCCCCGCCGAACATCCGGCGCCGGACCGGCAGTACAACCATTCGGCCGGTTCCGTGCGTCAACGGGGTATGAATCCCCGGACCTCACGACGTGGCGGCGCGCTCGCCGCCGCCCTCGGCGCCGCGCTGCTCATACCCACCGTGGCCGCGGCCGCCCCGGCCGCCGCGGCCACGCCCGCCGTCAGCTGTACGTCCGCCAAGGCGGGCCTCGCCGCCAAGCTGCAGAAGGACATCACGGCCGCCCTGGCGAACCGCAAGAGCACCGTGGCCCTCGGCCTGTACGACCGCAGCACCGCGACCACCTGCACCCTGCGCGCCACCAGCTCCTACGACTCGGCCAGCACCGTCAAGGTCACGGTGCTCGCGACCCTGCTGTGGGACGCCAAGAAGCACAACCGCTATCTGACCGACCGTGAGGTATCCCTCACCAAGGCCATGATCACGAAGTCCGACAACAACGCCACGACCGCGCTGTGGAAGCAGCTCGGCATGACGAAGATCAAGGGCTTCCTCGCCGCCGCCGGGATGACGAAGACCGTGCCGGGCGCGAACGGCTACTGGGGTCTGACCCAGGAGAACGTCACCGACGAGCAGAAGCTGCTGAAGCTGGTCACCGCCAGGAACAGCGTGCTGAGCGACAACTCCCGCGCCTACATCCTGAAGCTGATGGGCCAGGTCATCTCCTCGCAGCGCTGGGGCACCCCGGCCGGCGCGCCGTCCACGGTGTCCGTGCACGTCAAGAACGGCTGGCTGCAGCGCTCGACGCACGGCTGGCGGGTGCACAGCCTCGGCACCTTCGACGGCGCCGGCCACGACTACATGATCTCGGTGCTCACGCAGGACAACAGCACCATGGACTACGGCGTCACCACCATCCAGAACGTCGCCAGGGCCATCCACAAGGACCTGGTGCCGACCACCTCCGCGACCGCGGTCTACACCCCGACCAGCAAGCCCAGCGAGGCCTTCGTCGCGGTGCCGCCGCAGGGCTGACGAAGAGCGGGTTCACGACGCGGTCTCCCGCCGGACACCCGCCCGCCCTACGGTGACCGGCATGCGCCTGAGAACCGTACTCGCCACCCTGACCGCCGGCCTGGCGGCGGCCGCCACGCTGACCGCCGCCGGGCCCGCCGGAGCCGCCGACTCCCCGGCGGGCCAGGCCTGTTCGCCCTCCGTCTCCATCGACCGCTTCTCCGACGCGCTGGACAAGACGGCGTACGACGGCACGTTCGTCGGCAACTTCTCCGCGCTCGCCGTCGACCGGGACGGGTCGATCGCGGCCCTGGAGGACCGCTCCTCCCTCTTCGGCCTGGATCCGGCGACCCTTCAGCCGAGGTCCGCCGTCCGCCTCGCCGACGAGAACGGCGCCGACCTCGACTCCGAGGGCCTGGTCGTGGACCGGGACGGCACCCGGCTCGTCACCTCCGAGACCGAGCCGTCGGTCCGCCGCTACTCCGCCGACGGCAGGATCCTGGACCGGCTCCCCGTCCCCTCCTCGCTCCTCGTCGCCCCGGCCGGCCGCGCCACCGCCAACCAGACCTTCGAGGGCCTGACCCTGCTGCCCGGCGGCCGCACCCTGCTGGCCTCCATGGAGGACGCGATCGCGGGCGACTCGACGGGGATCGTCCGCTTCCAGACCTGGCGGCGCACCACGGGCGGCCACTTCCGGCTCGCCGCCCAGTACGCCTACCGCACCGACGCCGGGCTCGGCGTCCCCGAGGTCCAGGCCACGCCCGACGGCCGCCTCCTCGTCCTGGAACGCGGCTTCACCTCCGGCGTCGGCAACACCGTCCGCCTCTACCTGGCGGACCCCCGCCACGCGACCGACACCGGCGGCATCGAGAACCTCACCGGCCAGTCGTCCGTCCGGCTGATCAGGAAGACGCTGCTGGCCGACATCGCCGGCTGCCCGAGCCTCGGCGCCACGGCGAAGCAGCCCCAGCCCAACCCCCTGCTCGACAACATCGAGGGTATGACGATCACGGGGCGTGACCACACCGGCCGCCTGAAGGTCCTCCTGGTGAGCGACGACAACCAGAACCCGGTGCAGACGACGAGGTTCTACTACCTGCGGGTACGGGTCTGACCTCCCCCTTCCGGCTCCCCGGTTTGTTGCGGAGGGATGAAATCCGCATCGCGTGACGTTGGTGCCTTTCGGTAGAGCAGGTCGACAGGAAGGCACCCGCGTGTCACCGCAACGGGGATGGGCAGGACGGCTCGCAGGCTACGCCTGGCGATACCCCAGGGATGTGATCCTGGCGCTCGGCTCCTCCCTCGCGGGTATGGCCGTCATGGCCCTCGTCCCGCTGATCACCAAGGTGATCATCGACGACGTGATCGGGAACCACACCCGCGCCATGGCCCCCTGGGCCGGCGCCCTGATCGGCGCGGCCCTCCTCGTGTACGCGTCCGCCTACGTCCGCCGCTACTACGGCGGGCGGCTCGCCCTCGACGTCCAGCACGACCTGCGGACCGAGATGTACGGCACGATCACCCGCCTGGACGGCCGCCGCCAGGACGAGCTGTCCACGGGTCAGGTCGTCGGCCGGGCCACCAGCGACCTGCAGCTGATCCAGGGCCTGCTCTTCATGCTCCCGATGACCATCGGGAACGTCCTGCTCTTCCTGATCTCCCTGGGGATCATGGCCTGGCTGTCGCTGCCGCTGACCCTGATCGCGCTCGCCGTCGCCCCGGCCCTGTACGCCATCGCCAAGCGCAGCCGCAGGAAGCTGCACCCCGCCACCTGGTACGCCCAGGCCCAGGCCGCCGCCGTCGCCGGCGTGGTCGACGGCGCGGTGAGCGGCGTACGCGTGGTCAAGGGCTTCGGGCAGGAGGAGCAGGAGACCGGCAAGCTCAGGGAGGCCGGCCGCAGGCTGTTCGCCGCGCGGCTGCGCACGATCCGCCTGAACAGCACGTACACCCCCGCCCTGCAGGCCGTCCCCGCCCTCGGCCAGGTCGCCATGCTGGCCCTCGGCGGCTGGCTGGCCGTGCGCGGGCACATCACGCTCGGCACCTTCGTCGCCTTCTCCAGCTACCTCGCCCAGCTGGTCGGCCCGGTCCGCATGCTCGCGGTGGTCCTCACGGTCGGCCAGCAGGCCCGGGCCGGCACCGAGCGGGTCCTGGAGCTGATCGACACCGAGCCGACGATGAAGGACGGCGCCAAGGAGCTGCCCGCCGACGCGCCGGCCAGCGTCGAGTTCGACGACGTGTCCTTCGGGTACGACCACGAGCGTCCCGTGCTGGACGGGCTGAGCTTCGAGATCCGCCCGGGGGAGACCCTCGCCGTCGTCGGATCCTCCGGCTCAGGAAAGTCCACCCTCTCCCTGCTGCTGCCGCGCTTCTACGACGTCACCCACGGCGCGGTCCTGGTCGGCGGGCACGACGTGCGCGAGCTGACCCTGGACAGCCTGCGGGCCGCGATCGGGCTCGTGCCCGAGGACTCCTTCCTCTTCTCCGACACCGTGCGCAACAACATCGCCTACGGCCGTCCCGGCGCGACCCGGGAGGAGGTGGAGCGGGCCGCCCGCGCCGCCCAGGCGGACCGGTTCATCGCCGAGCTGCCCGAGGGCTACGACACCAAGGTCGGCGAGCACGGCCTGACCCTGTCCGGCGGCCAGCGCCAGCGCATCGCGCTCGCCCGCGCCCTGCTGACCGACCCGCGGCTCCTCGTCCTGGACGACGCCACCTCCGCCGTCGACGCCCGCGTGGAGCACGAGATCCACGAGGCGCTCAGGCACGTCATGCAGGGCCGTACGACCCTGCTCATCGCACACCGCCGCTCCACCCTCAACCTCGCCGACCGCATCGCCGTCCTCGACGGCGGCCGGCTCGCCGACCTCGGCACCCACGAGGAACTCCAGGAGCGGTGCGCGCTCTACCGCCGGCTGCTGACCGACCCGGACGAGCTGGGCGGGGTCTCCCCGGGCCACGCCGAGCCCGCCGTACCGAGCGAGGACACGTCGGTCCGCGAGGAGCTGGACGCCGAGTTCGACGCCGAGCGGGGGGTCACCCCCAGCCTGTGGACCGGCGACCGCACCCCCAGGGACCACGCGCTCGGCGGCACTCCCGCCACCCCGGAACTCCTCGCCCAGGTGGAGGCGCTGCCGCCGGCCACCGACACCCCCGGCATCGACGAGGCCCGCGCGGTGCTGCCGGAGGACTCCTACGGTCTGCGCCGCCTGCTGCGCGGCTTCGGCCTGCCCCTGCTGGTCAGCCTGCTGCTGGTCGCCGTGGACGCCGGCGCCGGGCTGCTGCTGCCGGTGCTGATCCGGCACGGCATCGACGCCGGCGTGACGAAGACGGCGCTCGGCGCGGTGTGGGCGGCCTCCCTGCTCGGCCTGCTGACCGTGCTCGTGCAGTGGGCCGCGCAGATCGGCGAGACCCGGATGACCGGCCGCACCGGCGAGCGGGTGCTGTACGCGCTGCGGCTGAAGATCTTCGCCCAGCTGCAGCGGCTCGGGCTCGACTACTACGAGCGCGAGCTGACCGGCCGGATCATGACGCGGATGACGACGGACGTCGACGCCCTGTCCACCTTCCTGCAGACGGGCCTGGTCACGGCGTTCGTCTCGGTCGTCACCTTCTTCGGCATCATGGGCGTCCTGCTGGTGATCGACCTCCAGCTCGCGCTCGTGGTCTTCGCCACGCTGCCGCCGCTGATCGTCGCGACCTTCTTCTTCCGCCGGGCGAGCGTGAAGGCGTACGAACTCGCCCGCGAGCGGGTGTCGGTGGTCAACGCCGATCTGCAGGAGTCGGTGGCCGGGCTGCGGATCGTGCAGGCCTTCCGGCGCGAGCGGGACGGCGGGCGGCGGTTCGCCGAGCGCAGCGACAGCTACCGGCGCGCCCGCATCCGGGGCCAGTGGCTGATCTCCGTCTACTTCCCGTTCGTGCAGCTGCTGTCGTCCGTCGCCTCGGCGTGCGTGCTGATCGCAGGCGCGGGCCGGGTGGAGGCGGCGACCCTGACGACCGGCGCCCTGGTCGCCTACCTGCTCTACATCGACCTGTTCTTCGCGCCGGTCCAGCAGCTGTCCCAGGTCTTCGACGGCTACCAGCAGGCCACGGTCTCCCTGGGCCGCATCCAGGAGCTGCTGCGCGAGCCGACGTCCACGAAGTCGGCGGACGAGCCCCGCGAAGTCCTCTCCCTGCGCGGCGAGATCGCCTTCGAGGGCGTGCACTTCGCCTATGGCGCCGACGAGGAGGCGCTGACCGGCATCGACCTGACGATCCCGGCCGGGCAGACGGTGGCCTTCGTCGGCGAGACGGGCGCCGGCAAGTCGACCCTGGTCAAGCTGGTGGCGCGGTTCTACGACCCGACCGCCGGGCGGGTCACGGTCGACGGCGCCGACCTGCGCGCCCTGGACCTGACCTCGTACCGGCACCGCCTCGGCGTGGTCCC
This genomic interval from Streptomyces sp. NBC_00557 contains the following:
- a CDS encoding serine hydrolase, encoding MNPRTSRRGGALAAALGAALLIPTVAAAAPAAAATPAVSCTSAKAGLAAKLQKDITAALANRKSTVALGLYDRSTATTCTLRATSSYDSASTVKVTVLATLLWDAKKHNRYLTDREVSLTKAMITKSDNNATTALWKQLGMTKIKGFLAAAGMTKTVPGANGYWGLTQENVTDEQKLLKLVTARNSVLSDNSRAYILKLMGQVISSQRWGTPAGAPSTVSVHVKNGWLQRSTHGWRVHSLGTFDGAGHDYMISVLTQDNSTMDYGVTTIQNVARAIHKDLVPTTSATAVYTPTSKPSEAFVAVPPQG
- a CDS encoding helix-turn-helix domain-containing protein; translated protein: MTSGRPSGDRPVECERLAETLRALRTRTGLSLAALAAKTPYSKSSWDRYLRGTTVPPRQAVAALCELAGEHPGRALALWELADAVASGRAASGRTAAGRAGVGRTGGGRTGVGRTGGEHARAEAAPAGSPPPPGEAGHRPPRRLLAGIAGGIAAAAVATVATLAATGAFTGSAPDPRTAPSPSPTALAKGCHGAGCTGKDPESYGCGADPVPVTLGRRSFPGPTVVKIRHSPACGAVWARIDLGRVGDRAEILVPRHAPWRIEVKDRYDAKDSLSTPMVAVSRSDLDGVRACLVRDGERHCFGAAPPEGYG
- a CDS encoding ABC transporter ATP-binding protein, producing MSPQRGWAGRLAGYAWRYPRDVILALGSSLAGMAVMALVPLITKVIIDDVIGNHTRAMAPWAGALIGAALLVYASAYVRRYYGGRLALDVQHDLRTEMYGTITRLDGRRQDELSTGQVVGRATSDLQLIQGLLFMLPMTIGNVLLFLISLGIMAWLSLPLTLIALAVAPALYAIAKRSRRKLHPATWYAQAQAAAVAGVVDGAVSGVRVVKGFGQEEQETGKLREAGRRLFAARLRTIRLNSTYTPALQAVPALGQVAMLALGGWLAVRGHITLGTFVAFSSYLAQLVGPVRMLAVVLTVGQQARAGTERVLELIDTEPTMKDGAKELPADAPASVEFDDVSFGYDHERPVLDGLSFEIRPGETLAVVGSSGSGKSTLSLLLPRFYDVTHGAVLVGGHDVRELTLDSLRAAIGLVPEDSFLFSDTVRNNIAYGRPGATREEVERAARAAQADRFIAELPEGYDTKVGEHGLTLSGGQRQRIALARALLTDPRLLVLDDATSAVDARVEHEIHEALRHVMQGRTTLLIAHRRSTLNLADRIAVLDGGRLADLGTHEELQERCALYRRLLTDPDELGGVSPGHAEPAVPSEDTSVREELDAEFDAERGVTPSLWTGDRTPRDHALGGTPATPELLAQVEALPPATDTPGIDEARAVLPEDSYGLRRLLRGFGLPLLVSLLLVAVDAGAGLLLPVLIRHGIDAGVTKTALGAVWAASLLGLLTVLVQWAAQIGETRMTGRTGERVLYALRLKIFAQLQRLGLDYYERELTGRIMTRMTTDVDALSTFLQTGLVTAFVSVVTFFGIMGVLLVIDLQLALVVFATLPPLIVATFFFRRASVKAYELARERVSVVNADLQESVAGLRIVQAFRRERDGGRRFAERSDSYRRARIRGQWLISVYFPFVQLLSSVASACVLIAGAGRVEAATLTTGALVAYLLYIDLFFAPVQQLSQVFDGYQQATVSLGRIQELLREPTSTKSADEPREVLSLRGEIAFEGVHFAYGADEEALTGIDLTIPAGQTVAFVGETGAGKSTLVKLVARFYDPTAGRVTVDGADLRALDLTSYRHRLGVVPQEAYLFPGTVRDAIAYGRPDATDAEVEAAARAVGAHEMIATLEGGYLHEVAERGRNLSAGQRQLIALARAELVDPDILLLDEATAALDLATEAQVNQATDRLAGRRTTLVVAHRLTTAARADRVVVMDHGRVAEDGTHAELLARDGRYAELWRTFVGRPEPEEPVTASR
- a CDS encoding VOC family protein; the encoded protein is MPLRPVMVNIKALDAAAVGRFWAEALGWSAYHPGVTTYVGPGGGIVWPDPVFVCVDVVPVPEPKTTAKNRVHLDLATTSAAHQAELVARLQYLGATPADVGQGTVPWTVLADPEGNEFCVLEPREVYRDTGPIAAVVVDCADPQAMARFWGDAIDWTLHEATDDRAVLRNAKGVGPYLEFLRTPGTKTAPDRVHLDLLPYPGDDQEAEVTRLRTLGAADLDLGQGDVPWTCLTDPEGHEFCVLAPS
- a CDS encoding esterase-like activity of phytase family protein — translated: MRLRTVLATLTAGLAAAATLTAAGPAGAADSPAGQACSPSVSIDRFSDALDKTAYDGTFVGNFSALAVDRDGSIAALEDRSSLFGLDPATLQPRSAVRLADENGADLDSEGLVVDRDGTRLVTSETEPSVRRYSADGRILDRLPVPSSLLVAPAGRATANQTFEGLTLLPGGRTLLASMEDAIAGDSTGIVRFQTWRRTTGGHFRLAAQYAYRTDAGLGVPEVQATPDGRLLVLERGFTSGVGNTVRLYLADPRHATDTGGIENLTGQSSVRLIRKTLLADIAGCPSLGATAKQPQPNPLLDNIEGMTITGRDHTGRLKVLLVSDDNQNPVQTTRFYYLRVRV